A single genomic interval of Penicillium psychrofluorescens genome assembly, chromosome: 2 harbors:
- a CDS encoding uncharacterized protein (ID:PFLUO_003598-T1.cds;~source:funannotate), translated as MAALSPSAFLKLAEDTKDNERTGEMQMLEASRAEVRKKVPTDAHGLSKLCHSVYVFLYCYVYDPIATGFRFLHLAFIFVPVVVTVPAIWLGRKVRTKNGVRTGTIWWYKFLVNAMERAGPAFIKLGQWAASRTDIFSPEMCNIMSSLHSNAPAHSLRDTKRTIRRAFNGLPFEEIFEEFQEEPLGVGAIAQVYKAKLKPNLAATNDHELGEEPETLSSRVRKNVDVLVKSTPQRVPSSYVAIKVLHPKVERLIRRDLRIMSFFASLINAIPTMHWLSFPDEVQQFGEMMKLQLDLRIEATNLVMFRQKFRSRTTAWFPYPYLEYTTREVLVEEFAQGIPLATFLEIGGGVYQHEIANEGLDAFLHMLLIDNFVHADLHPGNIMVRFYKPSELDLSLRKHSRATDAPTRAEVDVTEAVLARLRPHTGNAKHWETALAQLNDEGYRPQLIFIDTGLVTELNEKNRRNFLDLFRAIAEFDGHRAGQLMCERSRTPEEVIDPDIFALKMQHLVLSIKSRTFALGNIRIGDVLSEVLTMVRSHHVRFEGDFVNVVISCLLLEGIGRSLDSNLDLFKSALPILRQLGSGGTFLQTVRSGDTSMLRVWVGLEARGLLQASIESVEQCVKYDQLSPNI; from the exons atggcggCTTTGAGCCCGAGCGCCTTTCTTAAGTTGGCCGAAGACACGAAGGACAATGAAAGGACCGGGGAGATGCAGATGCTCGAGGCCTCACGCGCAGAGGTCCGGAAGAAAGTACCGACCGACGCCCACGGCCTGTCCAAGCTCTGCCACTCGGTGTATGTCTTCTTGTATTGCTATGTCTATGATCCGATTGCGACGGGCTTCCGGTTTCTGCATCTGGCCTTCATTTTCGTTCCTGTCGTCGTGACGGTGCCCGCAATATGGCTGGGCCGCAAGGTGCGAACCAAAAATGGAGTGCGTACGGGAACAATTTGGTGGTATAAGTTCCTGGTCAACGCAATGGAGCGTGCAGGGCCAGCGTTTATCAAG CTTGGACAATGGGCTGCATCGCGGACCGACATCTTCTCTCCTGAAATGTGCAATATCATGTCATCTCTCCATTCAAATGCTCCCGCACATTCTCTGCGTGACACCAAGCGCACCATCCGAAGGGCCTTCAACGGCCTTCCATTCGAAGAGATATTCGAGGAATTCCAAGAAGAACCCCTCGGGGTTGGGGCTATTGCCCAAGTATACAAAGCGAAACTCAAGCCAAATCTGGCTGCAACCAATGACCACGAACTGGGAGAAGAGCCTGAGACGCTGAGTTCAAGGGTTCGCAAGAATGTCGATGTGTTGGTGAAGAGTACGCCGCAACGAGTACCGTCGTCCTACGTGGCGATCAAAGTGCTCCATCCCAAAGTCGAGCGGTTGATCCGCCGAGATCTGCGGATCATGTCGTTCTTTGCATCGCTCATCAATGCTATCCCCACGATGCATTGGCTGTCTTTCCCCGATGAGGTCCAGCAATTCGGCGAGATGATGAAATTACAACTAGATCTTCGCATCGAAGCGACAAATCTAGTCATGTTCCGTCAGAAATTCAGGTCTCGCACGACCGCCTGGTTCCCCTACCCTTACCTGGAGTACACGACGCGcgaggtgctggtggaggaattTGCGCAAGGTATTCCTCTAGCCACCTTCCTGGAAATCGGAGGCGGTGTCTATCAGCACGAGATTGCCAACGAGGGATTGGATGCCTTCTTGCATATGCTGTTGATCGACAACTTTGTTCACGCAGATTTACACCCGGGCAACATCATGGTTCGGTTCTACAAGCCCAGTGAACTCGATCTGTCGCTCCGCAAGCATTCGCGCGCCACCGATGCCCCAACTCGAGCAGAGGTTGATGTGACCGAAGCAGTTCTGGCACGATTACGACCGCATACAGGCAACGCCAAGCACTGGGAAACCGCCCTCGCTCAGCTCAACGATGAAGGCTATCGCCCGCAATTGATCTTCATCGACACCGGTCTCGTAACTGAGCTGAACGAGAAGAACCGCCGGAATTTCTTGGACCTGttccgcgccatcgccgagttCGATGGCCATAGAGCCGGCCAGCTCATGTGCGAGAGGTCTCGCACACCCGAAGAGGTCATCGACCCGGATATCTTCGCTTTGAAGATGCAACATCTCGTCCTGAGTATCAAGTCCCGGACATTTGCGTTGGGGAACATCAGGATCGGCGACGTCCTCAGTGAGGTATTGACTATGGTTCGCAGTCATCATGTCCGGTTCGAGGGCGATTTTGTCAACGTCGTCATTTCCTGTCTCCTGTTGGAGGGCATCGGACGCAGCCTTGACTCGAATCTGGACCTCTTCAAGAGTGCGCTTCCTATACTCCGACAACTGGGTTCTGGTGGCACATTCTTGCAGACCGTTCGCTCCGGTGACACTTCCATGCTCCGCGTTTGGGTGGGCTTGGAAGCTCGCGGGTTACTGCAGGCCAGTATCGAGAGCGTCGAGCAGTGTGTCAAGTATGACCAGTTGTCTCCGAACATATAG
- a CDS encoding uncharacterized protein (ID:PFLUO_003599-T1.cds;~source:funannotate) translates to MGRISINRDVESSRETTKTSCWRDWGVVLMWSLFGYMCIIATVLSYFSPSVLPLDLISLLFRKDLSPFFAFSSGPGHFAKPQGFKIVALVPFTYHERTEILDCYLQKNMVGNHGFLDEVVFIPQTNNTDSLDRVAELVEKTSAYSMSSAGSEREWMVAENNVMYIRIDGDVVFFEDQAIPTIVKTKLDNPDSLIVSANVVNEAAVASLHSHPGIALPYLPELYHVEQPSRSRSQLEQDWRASSLPRWEGPPGFKVEKGFSPPFVGHRWLIPSDPSSGRDPIAASVYTETGPTLQDWTVGAQQHYSFLHHLEAKDLSRYKFPIWVEPTEPISQNFGCFWGNDAEELRDIFRRSDSDQDELLTKWVRPDGSRPRVAIDGKGLVSHYSSHQGAAGLDSTDLVERYRAYAQENVCLQMA, encoded by the exons ATGGGCCGTATATCGATCAACCGTGATGTCGAGTCCAGCCGAGAGACCACAAAGACCTCCTGCTGGCGCGACTGGGGGGTGGTGCTGATGTGGAGCCTCTTTGGCTACATGTGTATTATCGCGACCGTCTTGAGCTATTTCAGTCCTTCGGTGCTGCCGCTTGACTTGATCTCGCTGCTATTTCGCAAAGATCTGTCGCCGTTCTTTGCCTTTTCGAGCGGCCCAGGGCACTTTGCCAAACCGCAGGGTTTCAAGATTGTCGCTCTGGTGCCCTTTACGTACCATGAGCGTACTGAGATCCTGGACTGTTATTTGCAG AAAAACATGGTCGGCAACCATGGTTTCCTCGACGAAGTAGTCTTCATCCCCCAAACCAACAATACGGACAGCCTGGACCGGGTCGCCGAACTCGTGGAGAAGACCTCCGCGTATTCGATGTCATCTGCGGGAAGTGAGAGGGAGTGGATGGTTGCAGAGAACAACGTGATGTACATCCGCATCGACGGCGATGTTGTCTTTTTCGAGGATCAGGCTATTCCCACAATCGTCAAGACCAAGCTCGACAACCCAGATTCGTTAATAGTGTCCGCGAATGTGGTGAACGAGGCCGCAGTGGCTTCGCTCCACAGTCACCCAGGCATTGCTCTTCCCTATCTCCCCGAACTGTACCACGTCGAGCAACCATCAAGGTCCAGGTCACAACTGGAACAGGACTGGCGCGCCTCCAGCCTTCCCCGTTGGGAAGGGCCGCCGGGCTTCAAAGTCGAGAAGGGCTTCTCGCCGCCATTCGTTGGCCATCGGTGGCTGATACCATCAGATCCCAGTTCTGGTAGAGACCCGATTGCCGCATCTGTCTATACCGAGACTGGACCAACGCTACAAGACTGGACAGTTGGTGCTCAACAGCACTACTCTTTCCTGCACCATCTCGAGGCGAAGGATCTCAGTCGCTACAAATTCCCGATCTGGGTGGAACCGACAGAACCGATCAGCCAGAATTTTGGCTGCTTTTGGGGTAACGATGCGGAGGAACTTCGTGATATCTTTCGCCGCAGCGACTCGGATCAAGATGAGCTTTTGACAAAGTGGGTACGACCTGATGGCAGTCGTCCGCGCGTCGCTATTGACGGGAAGGGTCTTGTATCGCACTATTCTTCCCATCAaggcgctgctggtcttGACTCTACGGATCTTGTGGAGCGGTACCGAGCATATGCGCAGGAAAATGTGTGTTTGCAGATGGCATGA
- a CDS encoding uncharacterized protein (ID:PFLUO_003600-T1.cds;~source:funannotate): MSALGGISATGHGAATGWVLPPAEQLTSDLSPSPPSLTKGTETIDPEEQKSMFMNVQNIIQKADEGTSYDLKELHASLEQADADSRRGGRNVESLGEVRTILYKLWSCNSEYLSQTAEVLANGSRDSSWRAPYGQSGILKFFLEVIASTDAIGTDLLLHSLRLVGNSCADTDENRDIVVKDNYTLAILRFFLDPELVFVAIPVIYNICMDFEPAHAQMATNKTAYILLSLLRGGNTIQENAALLEYAYDLIELATEQGVEQSPDGTVLLLTELALDTRTTFPHFSTVVNSLSTYLEKEQFQNACISNDMVPQLLEVLQRSFTIEVDQSSTEDIQTLSQLRLKINQSLGEVSASSLFAEKYPLHSELAQKLKSWVTASEDQLQICACVMLGNLARSDEVCTAMVRDLKIHEELISVLRRDNARGAVLHSTLGFLKNLTIAGDDNRLSLGAAGLIPAVSRLWGLDSVPQVQFAAASIVRQTIISSMKNISRLLAPLEQETESLEKSQTYLSLLLSLFDKTDSSPIKTEIGRSIASICRTLSPKSRDGDQEASSLLDRLYNQHQGIARPVGAMITQSQWPVVRSEGWFALALMATKHAGCVAVLDCLQHTEVSEILQKTMSGDTSEGNEETNQVQVAKDRDNIVVLVQELLKNESGALSSEYRSIMEDVMKDHAPRHLITQQD; encoded by the exons ATGTCTGCTTTAGGTGGGATATCGGCCACCGGTCATGGTGCTGCCACCGGTTGGGTGCTTCCTCCCGCTGAACAGCTTACCTCGGATCTGTCACCATCTCCCCCTTCTTTAACGAAGGGCACCGAGACCATCGATCCAGAGGAGCAGAAGAGCATGTTCATGAATGTGCAGAACATCATCCAAAAAGCCGACGAAGGTACTAGCTACGACTTGAAGGAACTCCATGCCTCGTTGGAACAGGCAGATGCAGATTCCCGGCGTGGCGGACGTAATGTCGAGTCCTTGGGCGAGGTGCGCACCATTCTATATAAGCTCTGGTCCTGCAACTCGGAATATCTGTCTCAGACAGCCGAGGTCTTGGCCAACGGGAGTCGGGATT CGTCATGGCGTGCTCCATACGGCCAATCGGGAATTTTGAAATTCTTTCTGGAGGTCATAGCCTCCACGGATGCGATTGGTACCGACCTGCTGCTTCATTCTTTGCGGCTGGTTGGCAACTCCTGTGCCGATACCG ATGAAAATCGCGACATTGTGGTCAAGGATAACTACACTCTGGCTATACTCCGGTTTTTCCTTGATCCGGAATTGGTCTTTGTGGCTATACCAGTGATATACAATATTTGCATGGATTTCG AGCCTGCACATGCTCAGATGGCGACGAACAAGACGGCATATATTCTCCTATCCCTTCTAAGAGGCGGAAATACAATCCAGGAGAATGCTGCTTTACTGGAGTACGCGTACGACCTGATCGAACTTGCTACTGAACAAGGCGTTGAACAGTCTCCTGATGGGACGGTACTGTTACTGACGGAACTCGCTCTTGACACCCGCACGACTTTCCCCCATTTCTCGACCGTGGTGAACAGTCTCAGTACTTACCTGGAGAAGGAACAGTTCCAAAATGCTTGCATATCAAACGACATGGTCCCACAACTACTGGAGGTTCTCCAACGGTCATTCACAATTGAGGTCGACCAATCTTCCACCGAAGACATTCAGACTCTGTCTCAGCTCCGACTGAAGATAAACCAGAGCTTGGGCGAGGTCTCAGCCTCATCATTGTTCGCAGAAAAGTACCCACTGCACTCAGAGCTCGCACAGAAACTGAAGTCATGGGTAACAGCCTCCGAGGATCAGCTCCAGATTTGTGCCTGCGTCATGCTCGGAAATCTCGCCCGCTCGGACGAGGTCTGCACAGCAATGGTACGGGATCTGAAAATCCACGAGGAACTAATCTCTGTTCTTCGGAGAGATAATGCCCGCGGCGCAGTTTTGCACTCTACACTGGGGTTCTTGAAAAATCTCACAATCGCTGGTGATGATAACAGGCTCAGTCTCGGCGCTGCGGGTCTCATCCCCGCCGTCTCGCGACTATGGGGGTTGGACTCTGTCCCGCAAGTTCAGTTTGCGGCTGCTAGCATTGTTCGCCAaaccatcatctcctcgatgaaGAATATATCGCGTCTTCTTGCTCCGCTTGAGCAAGAAACTGAATCCTTGGAGAAGAGTCAAACATACCTGTCCCTACTATTGTCTCTCTTTGATAAAACAGACTCCTCGCCCATCAAGACAGAGATTGGACGCTCGATCGCGTCTATTTGCAGAACGCTCAGTCCCAAGTCTCGCGATggagaccaagaagcctCCTCTCTCCTTGATCGTCTGTACAATCAGCACCAGGGCATTGCGCGGCCTGTCGGCGCAATGATCACTCAGTCGCAATGGCCCGTCGTCCGCAGCGAGGGCTGGTTCGCACTCGCGCTAATGGCGACTAAACACGCCGGCTGTGTCGCGGTCTTGGACTGTTTGCAACACACAGAGGTTTCTGAGATCCTCCAAAAAACCATGAGCGGTGATACCTCTGAAGGCAACGAGGAGACGAACCAGGTCCAAGTAGCCAAGGATCGGGATAACATTGTTGTTCTCGTGCAGGAACTGCTGAAGAATGAG TCTGGCGCCCTATCCTCGGAATATCGGAGTATAATGGAGGATGTGATGAAAGATCATGCCCCACGGCATTTGATCACCCAACAAGACTGA